The DNA segment CGGTACACCCGCGAGCTTTGCGAGTGGTGCCTGCACAACGGCTCGCGCTTCATCTACGCCTCCAGCGCGGCGACGTACGGCGACGGGGAGAGCGGCTATTCCGACGACGACCGCCACACCCTGACCCTGAAGCCGCTGAACATGTACGGCTACTCGAAGCACATGTTCGACCTGTGGGCGCTGCGCCACGCGCTGCTCGACCGCATCGTGGGCCTGAAGTACTTCAACGTGTTCGGGCCGCGCGAGGATCACAAGGGCGACATGCGCTCCGTGGTCCACAAGGCCTACCACCAGATCCGGGAGACCGGCGAGATCCGGCTGTTCAAGTCCTACAAGCCGAAGTACCGGGACGGCGAGCAGGAGCGCGATTTCATCTTTGTCCGGGACGCCGTGGACGTCACCCTGTTCTTCCTCGACCACCCGGGCGTGTCCGGGCTGTTCAATTGCGGGACGGGGCAGGCGCGGACGTGGAACGACCTGGCGAAGGCCGTGTTCGCGGCGATGGGCGTGGAGCCGAGGATCACCTACATCGACATGCCGCCCGCCCTGCGGGACAAGTACCAGTACCACACGCAGGCGGACGTCCTGAAACTTCGCAAGGCAGGCTACGACAAGCCGTTCACCGCGCTCGAGGACGGCGTGCAGGCGTATATCCGCGACGGGCTGTCCGTCCCGCGATAGGGGGATTCGCGCGGTTCGCGCGCCGGATGTACAGCCATTCTCATTCCGGGCAGATCAGCAGGCTCATAGCGCCTGCTGTACAGCGAAGGCTGCGAACCCGTTGTGATTCGGGCGCCGAAAAGCGCCACAACCAGGAGTATGGTGGCCGGATTTGTCTGTCCTATGGCATCCGGAAATGGTATAGTATGTATAGAAGAGCGGCGCCTTTGGCCCGGGTAACGAGAGGGGGATACTATGGCGAATATCCAGCATGAGCCGGACGCAGCGCCCGGCGCCCGGGATCGGCGCGGGGAGGGTGACGATAAGTACCACGCCCTCTTCGAAGCGGCCACCGATGCCATTTTCCTGGAAACCCTGGACGGGCATATCCTCGACTGCAACTCGGCGGCGCTCTCGCTGTTCGGGTACGCCCGCGAGGAGATGCTCCGGCTCAAGGTGACCGACCTGGTGCCCGAGGAGGTGGCGCGCACGCTGCCGTCGCTGATCACCGAGGAGCTGACGACCGGGGGCTTCTTCGTGGAGGCGGTCAACCGCCGGAGGAACGGCGACCTGTTTCCCGTCGAGGTCAGCTCGCGGGTCGTGCACATCGGCCGCGAGGCGCAGGTCGTGGTGTTCGTCCGCGACATCACGGAGCGGAAGAAGGCCGCGAGTTCCCTCGAGGAGGAGAAGGAGCGGCTGGCCGTGACGCTCCGCAGCATCGGCGACGGGGTGATCGCCACGGACGAACAGGGCCGCATCGTGCTGATCAACCGGGTCGCCGAGGAGATGACCGGCTGGGCGCAGGCCGAGGCCGCCGGGCGTCCCCTGGAAGAGGTCTTCCACATCGTCAACGAGAAGACCCGGATGCGGGCGGACAACCCGGCGCAGCGGGTGCTGAAGTCCGGGATCACGGCGGGCCTGGCGAACAACACGATCCTGGTCACGCGGGGCGGCGGCGAGCACGTCATCGCGGACAGCGCCGCGCCGATCCGGGACCGGCACAGCAAGACGATCGGCGTGGTCGTGGCGTTCCGGGAAATCACGGAGTTGCGCCGGATGGAGGAGGAGCGCCTGCGCGCGCAGAAGCTGGAGTCCCTCGGGCTGCTGGCCGGCGGGATTGCCCACGATTTCAACAACATCCTCACGGGCATCCTCGGGAACATCTCCCTGGCCCGCATGGCGCTCCAGTCGGGCGGCGACCACCCCGCGCTGCTCCAGGAGGCGGAGAAGGCCTGCCTCCGGGCCAAGGACTTGAGCCAGCAGTTGCTCACCTTCGCGCGCGGCGGCGCGCCCGTCCGGCAGATGACCTCCGTGTCGGGATTGGTGAAGGACACGGTGGAATTCTGCCTGCGCGGCTCGAACGTCCGCGCGGATCTGCACCTGTCCGTGGACTTGTGGCCCGCGGAAGTGGACCCGGGCCAGATCGCGCAGGTGCTCAACAACGTCGTCCTCAACAGCAAGCAGGCGATGCCGGGCGGCGGGGTGGTCGCGGTGCGGGCGGAAAACGCGGACCTCGAACAGGGCGGGCCGCACCCCGTGGAGCCCGGGCGGTACGTGCGCATCACCGTGAAGGACACCGGCGCCGGCGTCCCGCGGGAGTACCTGCAGAAGATCTTCGACCCCTTCTTCACGACCAAGCCGCACAGCAGCGGCCTGGGGCTCACGACCTCGTACGCGATCGTCCGCAAGCACGGCGGCCACCTTCTGCTGGAATCCGAGCTGGGAGTCGGCACGGTCGTGCATATCCTCCTGCCCGCCTCCCGCACCACGCTGCCGCCCACGCCGGAAGAGGACCGGCCCGCCCCGCGCGGGACCGGCCGCATCCTGGTCATGGATGACGAGGATACCGTGCGGAACGTGGCCGTGCGGGTCCTGGAGTATCTCGGGTACGAACCGGCGGCGGTGCGCAACGGCACGCAGGCGGTCCAGGAATACAAGAAGGCCATGGACGCCGGCCGGCCGTATGCCGCCGTGATTCTCGACCTGACCGTGCCCGGCGAGATGGGCGGGCGGGAGGCGCTCGAGAAACTGAAGGCCCTCGATCCCGCGGTGCGGGCGATCGTGGCCAGCGGCTATTCCAGCGATTCCTGCATGTCCAATTACCGCGCCCACGGTTTTGCCGGGGCGGTGGTCAAGCCCTTCACCGTCAACGACGCGGGACGCGTGGTCTACGCCGTGTTGCACGCCTGAAGACGCCGTGAAGTTTGCGCTGTAAACAAAGCCGCCGGCCGGGGTAGACTATCCGCCATGACAGCACAGGAATTCCGCGACCGCGTCGCCGACATGATCAAGGACAAGCCGGTGAAAGTATGGCTCGTCCGGGCCTCGGGGCATCGGCTCGATTTCCTCTGGTCCGTCGGCTTGCCGCGCGCTTCCGATGGCGTTACGCTGGCCCGGCAGGGATGCCATTACATCGTGGGCCAGGACGTGCCGGAAACAATGGTGCCGACCCTGGTCGCGATGTTCGAGGAATTCTGCCGGTCCGACGAGGCGCGCAAGGCGGAGGCCGCCATCCGCCCGCTCCGTTTCATTCCCGTCCGATAGCGTGGCTTCAGCCCAGCCGTGGCCGCAGGTGTTTCAGGTCCAGTCCTTCAACCAGTGTTCCGCTTCCCGGACCATGCGCGGGGAAGGAGGCGGTCCGCGCCCGTAGGAAAGCCGGTATACCGGCACGCGGCCGCGCCGCCGGAGGGTTTCCATGTTGTCCCGCTCGATCGCGCCCCATCGCCCGGGCCGCGTGCAGACCAGGATCACGCCCCCGACGCGCAATCCCTCCCGGCGCAGTTCGCGGAGCGTGAGCAGGGTGTGGTTGAGCGTGCCGAGTCCCGGGCGCGCGGCCACGACCACGGGCAGGGCCAGCGCCTTCATCAGGTCCAGCATCGTTTCGCGTTCGTTCAGCGGCACGAGAAGGCCCCCGGCGCCTTCGACCAGTATGACGGAGTGTTCGCGGGCCAACTGGCGGAACGCCTTCAGGATCACGGAAAGGCGGATGCGCGTTCCGGCCCGGGCCGCGGCCAGGTGCGGCGAGCAGGCGGGCGCGAAGCGATAGGGGCACATCCGCGGGTCCCGCGCGGCGCCGGGAGGGAACCCGGCGGCCCGCAGGGCGGTCTCCAGGTCCGGCGGCACCAGGCCGCCGCGGGTGCGGCGGCATCCCGTCTGTACCGGCTTCATCGGCGCCGCGTCGCGGCCGGCGCGGCGCAGGGCGCAGAGCAGCGCCGCGAGAACCGCCGTCTTGCCGACCCCGGTGTCGGTCCCGGTGATGAACCAGCCCTTCATGCCGCCCATTCAGAGCGAATTCCCGCCAAAAAGCAAAACCCGTTTTCGGTTCGCGCCGGGCGCGGGCCCGGGGTAAAATGAGCACATGAACTGGAACCGGGAAACTGCTTGGCGATCCGGCGGGAGTTGGGGGATAACGCCCGCCGTGCGCGCCCTGCTCATCGGGACCGTTGCCCTGTCGCTGTTCCAGTGGATCGGCGACGACTTCAGCGGCGGCGCCGTCACGCGGTTCCTGGGCTTGAGCCTGCTGTCCGTGCGGAGCGGGTGGATCTGGACGCCGTTCACGTACCTGTTTTTGCACGGGGGCGTCTTCCACCTCCTCATGAACATGCTCATCCTTTTTTTCCTGGGCCCGGAAACCGAGCGCGCCCTGGGCTCCCGGAAGTTCATGCTGCTCTATCTTTTGAGCGGGCTGCTCGGCGGAGTGGGCTGGCTGTTGATCGAGAAATCGCCGCTGGCCTACTGCATCGGCGCCTCCGGCGCGGTGTTCGGCATCCTCGGCGCGTTTGCGGCCCTCTTCCCCGACCGGCCGATCACCGTGCTGGTGTTTTACATCCTGCCCGTGACCCTGCGCGCCTGGGTGCTGGCCGCGATCCTGGGCCTGGTCGAGTTAATGTTCCTGCTTTCGCCCGGCGCCGGCAACGTGGCCTACGCTGCGCACCTGGCCGGCGGCCTCGCGGGCTACTTCTATGCCCTCGGCCTGGTCCGGGGCTCGCGGGGCATGAGCCCGGGCTGGCGGAGCCTGGCGCGGCGGTTCCGGCCCCCGCCGGCCGACGGTCCGGACCCGCGCGAATTGGACCGCATCCTGGACAAGATCGCCGGCCAGGGCCTGCACAGCCTCACCCCGCGCGAGCGCGAGTGGCTCGACCGCGCCAGCCGCGCGCGGCGCGGAGCCCGATCATAACGGGGTTGAACTCGATCCGGTGCTTCTTTAAAGTCCGACCATGCCAAGGCTCCCGGCATGGATCCGGTCCGATTTGCGGACGGATACGGACTATACGCGCGTCCAGCGCCTGCTGGCGCGGGAGGGGCTCCGCACGGTCTGCGTCAGCGCGCGGTGCCCGAACCGGGCGGAGTGCTGGAACCACGGGACCGCCACCTTCATGATCCTGGGCGACACGTGCACCCGCGGCTGCGCGTTCTGCGCCGTGACGCCCGGCCGGCCCGCGCCGCCCGCCGCGGACGAGCCGGAGCGCGTCGCGCGCGCGGCCGCGGCCATGGGGTTGAAGCACGTGGTCGTGACCAGCGTGACCCGGGACGATCTACCCGACGGCGGGGCGGGAATCTTCGCCGCCACGATCCGCGCGATCCGTTCCGCCGACCCCGGCATGACCGTCGAAGTGCTGACCCCGGATTTCAAGGGTTCGGAGGCCGCGCTGGCCGCGGTGCTCGAGGCGCAGCCGGACGTGTTCGCCCACAACCTCGAAACCGTACGCCGCCTGACCCCGGGGATCCGGTCCTCGGCCTCCTGCGACCGCTCGCTGGAGGTGCTGCGGCGGGCCGCCGCCTGGTCGCCCGCGGTCGCGGTGAAGTCCGGGCTCATGCTGGGCCTGGGCGAGGCCGGGGCCGAGGTCATGGAGAGCCTGCGCGAACTGCGCGGTGCGGGCTGCCGCTGGCTCACGCTCGGGCAGTACCTGGCCCCGACGGCGCGGCACGCGCCGGTGGCGCGCTTCGTCACGCCGGAGGAGTTCGACCGGTACGCGGCGGCGGCGCGGGCGATGGGTTTCGCGCAGGTGGACTCCGGCCCGCTCGTGCGGTCGTCCTACCGGGCCGCGGAGGGGCTGGCCGCGCTGGCGCGGGAGGAGGCCGCATGTCCCGCGTCCTGATCTGCTACCTGGTGCGGAACAGCGGCCATCATTCCGCGGCGCGGAATGTCGAGACGGCCCTGCACAAGCTCGACCCGGCCATCGAAACGATGTGCGTGGACCTGCTCGAATACACGCATCCCCGCTGGAGCGCGATCGTCCAGAAAATGTACATGGTGACCATCCGCCGCACGCCGGAAGTGTGGGAGGCCCTCTACGACCGCATGTGGCTGGAGTATCTCACGCGCCGGATCCGCACGCTGGTCCAGCGCGGCAACAGCAAGCCGCTGTGCGACCTGATGACCCGGTTCCGGCCGGACGTCGCCGTCTGCACGCAGGCGCATCCGCTGGGCGTCCTGGGCGCCTATGCCCAGCGCCACCGGCCGGACCTGCCGCTCTGGGGCGTCGTGACCGACTACGTGCCGCACCGGTTCTGGGTCGTCCGCTGGCCGCCTGTCCGGTACGTGGTGCCCGGCGAGGCCGCCGGGGGCCGCCTGGCGCTGTACGGAGTGAACCGGCAGAAACTGTTCCCGCTGGGCATCCCGATCCACACGGGCTTCGTCACCGAACGCAAGACGCGGGTCTCGCGCGAGGACGGGCGCCGCGTGCTGGTGATGGGCGGGAGCCGCGGGCTCGGCGCGCGGTATAGGACCATCCGCTACCTGGACCGCAGCACGGAGGACTTCACCATCGACGTGGTGACCGGGGCCAACCGCCGGCTGCGCGCGCGGCTGATCCGCAACCGCAACAAGTTCCGGCATCCCATCCGCATCCGCGGCTACGTGAAGGATGTGGTGGCCCTCATGCACCGCGCGAGCCTGCTCATCAGCAAACCGGGCGGCCTGACCAGCGCCGAGGCGATGGCCGTCGGCCTGCCGATGGTCCTCGTGCGCCCGTTGCCGGGGCAGGAAAAGGGAAACACGGAGGTGCTGGTCCGGCACGGGGCGGCCGTGCACCTTCCCGAGGACCGCGACGTCGCCAGCGTGGTGACCTCGCTGCTCTCCAACCGGGAACTGCTCGACATGATGCGCGAACGCGCCCTGGACCTGGGCCGGCCCGGCGCGGCGCTGGATGTCGCGCGCCTGGTCCTGAAGGACATCGCCGCGGCGGGCGGGGGGGGCGCGGCATGACCGGGTATTGGCCCTACCGCGTCGCGGCGTTCTTGAGCCGGGCCCTGCCGGAAAAACTGGCGTACTGGGCCGGCCTGCGCTTCGCCGACCTGTTCTACCGCCGCGACGCGAAAGGCCGGGCGGCCGTCAGGGAGAACCTGTCCCAGATCTTCCGCGCGCGCGGCGTGCAGCCCGCCGCGCAGGCGCTGGACGGCCTGGCCCGCAAGACGTTCCAGTATTTCGGCAAGTACCTCGTCGACTTCTTCCGCTTCGCGCGGTTGAGCCCGGAAGACATCCGGCGGCGCGTCAGCATCGAGCACCAGGATTACCTGGACCAGGCCGCGGCCGCCGGGCGGGGGGTCGTGCTCGTGACCGCCCATTTCGGCAACTGGGAGCTGGGCGGCGCGGTGATCGCGGGGCTGGGCTGCCCCGTGAGCGCCGTCGTCCTCCCGCAGCGCCTCGAGAAGCTCAACCGGCTTTTCCAGGGCCAGCGCGAACGCCGCGGCATCAAGGTGATCCCCATGGGCAGCTCCGCGTTCAACCTGATCCGCTGCCTCAAGAAAAAGGAGTTCCTCGCCCTGCTGGCGGACCGGGATTTCACCGGCACCAGCGACAAGGCCGAGTTCTTCGGCCGGCCCGCCCGCATGCCCGTGGGGCCGGCCTGGCTGTCCTGGAAGACCGGCGCCCCCGTGCTCGTCGGCTTCCTTATCCGCGAGGTGGACGACACCTTCCGCCTCCGTTTCTATCCGCCGATCCTGCCCGCCGCCGAGCCTTCCATGGAGGCGGTCGCGGCGCGCATCCGGGCCGTCCTCGAAAAAGAGATCGCCGAGCGGCCGTACCAGTGGTTCATGTTCGAGCCGTTCTGGGAGAACGCCCCGTGAGCGCAGAGGCGCATCGTCAGCCGAAAGTAGCCGTGATCATGCCGGCCTTCCGCGAGGAGGCGCACATCGGGGCCGTCGTCCGCGGCGTGAAGGCGGAGGGCTGGGACGCCGTCGTCGTGGACGACGGCTCGGACGACCGCACGGCGGAACTCGCCGGCGCGGCCGGCGCCGTGGTTCTCCGGCAGGACCGGAACCAGGGCAAGGGCCTGGCCCTGAACCGGGGTTTCGAGTACGCCCGAAGCCGCGAATACGAGGCGGCGGTGACGCTCGACGCCGACGGGCAGCACCGGCCGGAAGAAATCCGCCGGTTCGTGGACGAGTACGTCGCCACCGGGATTCCCGTCCTGGTGGGCACCCGCATGGCCGACACGAAGACCATGCCGCTGATCCGCCGCTGGACCAACCGGTTCATGAGCTGGTGGTTGAGCCGCCAGATGGGGCAGCGCGTGCCCGATACCCAGTGCGGCTTCCGGCTGTACCGGTTGGACGCCATCCCGCCCCTGGAGGCCGGCTCGGAACGATTCGCGGCGGAGTCCGAGATCCTGCTCCTCATCGCGCGGCGAGGCGCGCGCATCGGCTCGGTTCCCATCTCCACGGTCTACGGGAACGAGCGCAGCAAGGTGAATCCGCTGTCCGACACGATCCGGTTCTTCCGGATGTTGAGACGCTTGAGAAAGGGCAAGGCATGACGAAAAAAGCGGCATGGATGACGATTCTCGCGCTGGGGGCGATGCTCCTGGCTTGGCCCGTGGTGCGCGCCGACCTGGTCCAGCACCCTCCGACGTCCGGCGAGCCGGGGGGGGAGACGCTGCACACCGGGGACCGGATTGCCCAGTACCTGGAGCGAAAGGGATGGCCCCGGGAGCTGGTCGTGCTGGCCATCTCCACCCTGCCGATCGTGGAATTGCGCGGCGCCGTGCCGGTGGGCATCAATCTCCTCGAAATGCACTGGGCCTGGGTCTTCTTCCTGGCCGTGGTCGGCAACATGATCCCGGTGCCGTTCATCCTGCTGCTGCTCGGGCCGCTCTCGCGCGTCTGCATGAAGTTCCGCCTGGGCCGCGCCTTTTTCGAATGGCTCTTTGCCCGCACCCGCCGCAAGAGCGCCAGCATCGAGAAGTATGAAACCCTGGGCCTGACCATCTTCGTGGCCATTCCGCTGCCGGCCACCGGGGCCTGGACCGGCGCCATGGCGGCCTTTCTCATGGGCATGCAGTTTCATCACGCCCTGCTCTCGATCCTGCTCGGCGTGCTCATCGCCGGGGTGATCATGACGGTCCTCTCGCTGATGGGCTGGGTGGGGGCCGTGATCGCGGGCGTGGCCCTGATGGTCCTGGCCGTCAGCGCCCTCGCGGGGTTGTTGAAGCGGGAAGAAAGGAGCAGTGACCATGCCGGCTCAACGAACGCGTGACATCCTCGAACGGGCCCGCGAGTTCCACGCGGAGCTAAGCCGCTTCTACGAGCGGATGGGCGAGCGGGCGGGGCGCGAGAAGCTCAAGCTGCTGCTCACCTACATGAGCCGGCACGAGACCAACATGGCCGAGTGCCTGCGCCGCTACGAGCGGGAGGCCGCGCAGCGTATCCTGGACACCTGGTTCAAGTACCCGTCCGACAAGGCCAGTTGCGCGTGCTTCGAGCATCTGGCCATTGATCCCTCGGCCACGGTGGAGGAGGTGGTCCAGCTCGCGCTGAAACTCGACCGGTGCTTGGTGGAACTGTACACCGAGATGGCCGCGCAGTCCGTCTCCCAGGAGGTCCGGGATCTGTTCGGCAGCCTGCTGCGGACCGAGCAGAAAGAGGAAAACCAGATGGTCCGCAACGCCCTGACGCTGGACCAGGAAATGTAAATTTGTTT comes from the Kiritimatiellia bacterium genome and includes:
- a CDS encoding glycosyltransferase, which gives rise to MSRVLICYLVRNSGHHSAARNVETALHKLDPAIETMCVDLLEYTHPRWSAIVQKMYMVTIRRTPEVWEALYDRMWLEYLTRRIRTLVQRGNSKPLCDLMTRFRPDVAVCTQAHPLGVLGAYAQRHRPDLPLWGVVTDYVPHRFWVVRWPPVRYVVPGEAAGGRLALYGVNRQKLFPLGIPIHTGFVTERKTRVSREDGRRVLVMGGSRGLGARYRTIRYLDRSTEDFTIDVVTGANRRLRARLIRNRNKFRHPIRIRGYVKDVVALMHRASLLISKPGGLTSAEAMAVGLPMVLVRPLPGQEKGNTEVLVRHGAAVHLPEDRDVASVVTSLLSNRELLDMMRERALDLGRPGAALDVARLVLKDIAAAGGGGAA
- a CDS encoding rhomboid family intramembrane serine protease: MRALLIGTVALSLFQWIGDDFSGGAVTRFLGLSLLSVRSGWIWTPFTYLFLHGGVFHLLMNMLILFFLGPETERALGSRKFMLLYLLSGLLGGVGWLLIEKSPLAYCIGASGAVFGILGAFAALFPDRPITVLVFYILPVTLRAWVLAAILGLVELMFLLSPGAGNVAYAAHLAGGLAGYFYALGLVRGSRGMSPGWRSLARRFRPPPADGPDPRELDRILDKIAGQGLHSLTPREREWLDRASRARRGARS
- a CDS encoding lysophospholipid acyltransferase family protein, translated to MTGYWPYRVAAFLSRALPEKLAYWAGLRFADLFYRRDAKGRAAVRENLSQIFRARGVQPAAQALDGLARKTFQYFGKYLVDFFRFARLSPEDIRRRVSIEHQDYLDQAAAAGRGVVLVTAHFGNWELGGAVIAGLGCPVSAVVLPQRLEKLNRLFQGQRERRGIKVIPMGSSAFNLIRCLKKKEFLALLADRDFTGTSDKAEFFGRPARMPVGPAWLSWKTGAPVLVGFLIREVDDTFRLRFYPPILPAAEPSMEAVAARIRAVLEKEIAERPYQWFMFEPFWENAP
- a CDS encoding small multi-drug export protein translates to MLLAWPVVRADLVQHPPTSGEPGGETLHTGDRIAQYLERKGWPRELVVLAISTLPIVELRGAVPVGINLLEMHWAWVFFLAVVGNMIPVPFILLLLGPLSRVCMKFRLGRAFFEWLFARTRRKSASIEKYETLGLTIFVAIPLPATGAWTGAMAAFLMGMQFHHALLSILLGVLIAGVIMTVLSLMGWVGAVIAGVALMVLAVSALAGLLKREERSSDHAGSTNA
- the rfaD gene encoding ADP-glyceromanno-heptose 6-epimerase, which produces MSTKFIVTGGAGFIGSNLVAALNERGEDHVLVVDELGTDEKWKNLVGLRYEDYMGRDDFRAAIRHDLLGSVDAVFHLGACSATTEKDASYLADNNYRYTRELCEWCLHNGSRFIYASSAATYGDGESGYSDDDRHTLTLKPLNMYGYSKHMFDLWALRHALLDRIVGLKYFNVFGPREDHKGDMRSVVHKAYHQIRETGEIRLFKSYKPKYRDGEQERDFIFVRDAVDVTLFFLDHPGVSGLFNCGTGQARTWNDLAKAVFAAMGVEPRITYIDMPPALRDKYQYHTQADVLKLRKAGYDKPFTALEDGVQAYIRDGLSVPR
- a CDS encoding PAS domain S-box protein, with translation MANIQHEPDAAPGARDRRGEGDDKYHALFEAATDAIFLETLDGHILDCNSAALSLFGYAREEMLRLKVTDLVPEEVARTLPSLITEELTTGGFFVEAVNRRRNGDLFPVEVSSRVVHIGREAQVVVFVRDITERKKAASSLEEEKERLAVTLRSIGDGVIATDEQGRIVLINRVAEEMTGWAQAEAAGRPLEEVFHIVNEKTRMRADNPAQRVLKSGITAGLANNTILVTRGGGEHVIADSAAPIRDRHSKTIGVVVAFREITELRRMEEERLRAQKLESLGLLAGGIAHDFNNILTGILGNISLARMALQSGGDHPALLQEAEKACLRAKDLSQQLLTFARGGAPVRQMTSVSGLVKDTVEFCLRGSNVRADLHLSVDLWPAEVDPGQIAQVLNNVVLNSKQAMPGGGVVAVRAENADLEQGGPHPVEPGRYVRITVKDTGAGVPREYLQKIFDPFFTTKPHSSGLGLTTSYAIVRKHGGHLLLESELGVGTVVHILLPASRTTLPPTPEEDRPAPRGTGRILVMDDEDTVRNVAVRVLEYLGYEPAAVRNGTQAVQEYKKAMDAGRPYAAVILDLTVPGEMGGREALEKLKALDPAVRAIVASGYSSDSCMSNYRAHGFAGAVVKPFTVNDAGRVVYAVLHA
- the bioD gene encoding dethiobiotin synthase encodes the protein MGGMKGWFITGTDTGVGKTAVLAALLCALRRAGRDAAPMKPVQTGCRRTRGGLVPPDLETALRAAGFPPGAARDPRMCPYRFAPACSPHLAAARAGTRIRLSVILKAFRQLAREHSVILVEGAGGLLVPLNERETMLDLMKALALPVVVAARPGLGTLNHTLLTLRELRREGLRVGGVILVCTRPGRWGAIERDNMETLRRRGRVPVYRLSYGRGPPPSPRMVREAEHWLKDWT
- a CDS encoding glycosyltransferase family 2 protein — its product is MSAEAHRQPKVAVIMPAFREEAHIGAVVRGVKAEGWDAVVVDDGSDDRTAELAGAAGAVVLRQDRNQGKGLALNRGFEYARSREYEAAVTLDADGQHRPEEIRRFVDEYVATGIPVLVGTRMADTKTMPLIRRWTNRFMSWWLSRQMGQRVPDTQCGFRLYRLDAIPPLEAGSERFAAESEILLLIARRGARIGSVPISTVYGNERSKVNPLSDTIRFFRMLRRLRKGKA
- the lipA gene encoding lipoyl synthase: MPRLPAWIRSDLRTDTDYTRVQRLLAREGLRTVCVSARCPNRAECWNHGTATFMILGDTCTRGCAFCAVTPGRPAPPAADEPERVARAAAAMGLKHVVVTSVTRDDLPDGGAGIFAATIRAIRSADPGMTVEVLTPDFKGSEAALAAVLEAQPDVFAHNLETVRRLTPGIRSSASCDRSLEVLRRAAAWSPAVAVKSGLMLGLGEAGAEVMESLRELRGAGCRWLTLGQYLAPTARHAPVARFVTPEEFDRYAAAARAMGFAQVDSGPLVRSSYRAAEGLAALAREEAACPAS